The following coding sequences are from one Gadus morhua chromosome 10, gadMor3.0, whole genome shotgun sequence window:
- the lect2.1 gene encoding leukocyte cell-derived chemotaxin-2, with amino-acid sequence MKTALTCTLLLVVLGLCESVQFGPLCSGNSANTRRSSDRHGEGRFGAQRQGRTHKGLDILCSDGSNVLAPFDVQLNGKLTVYADPTNAQTAINKGINLRGEGLCFKLFYVDPVQTTGTIRKGQKIGTMLPMQTVYPGIQSHVHVQMCDKSDPTPHF; translated from the exons ATGAAGACAGCCCTGACTTGCACGTTGTTGTTGG TTGTGTTGGGTCTTTGTGAAAGTGTTCAATTCGGGCCGCTCTGCAGTGGGAACAGCGCCAACACCAGGAGATCTTCAGATCGCCATGGAGAGGGTCGATTTGGAGCACAACG TCAGGGACGTACCCACAAGGGGTTGGATATCCTCTGCAGTGACGGCTCTAATGTCCTAGCTCCGTTTGACGTCCAGCTGAACGGGAAGCTCACGGTGTACGCTGACCCCACCAACGCCCAGACCGCCATCAACAAAGGCATTAACCTCCGGGGAGAAG GATTGTGTTTCAAGCTGTTCTATGTGGACCCGGTCCAGACCACTGGAACGATCCGGAAGGGGCAGAAGATCGGCACCATGTTGCCCATGCAGACAGTCTACCCTGGAATCCAGTCCCACGTCCACGTCCAAATGTGCGACAAGTCCGACCCCACACCCCACTTCTAA